The genomic window ATAGTGTCTTGAAGATTGACTCTCCAATGCCATCGTAATATCACGCAGGCTTTTACGCTCTCCAAGATGACCTGTGAGCAATGCAACAAACTGCGACCATCTCGGCAAGGCATCCCTTCTGCGCTTGCCATCATGAGCTTTGCTCAATGAATCAAATTTATGTCTAGGTAGTAATTTTAGAACTTGAGACAAAACTGTGTTATGATGTACCATGGTCTGATTTTCCTTTTATTACAATGGTTTGTGTGGTGCAACCATGATAACATATAAGAAAAGTCAGACCTACTTCTTTTTTATAAGTGGGACAGCGGTGGCTCTGACCCCTTTGCACTCTCAATTCAAACAGATTGGACGTAAAACTGGATTAAAAGTTTACTTTGTAGACCCATACTCTGCATGGCAAAGAGGTTACAATGAAAATACCAATGGTTTGTTGCGGCAATATTGCCGCAAAGGATCTGACTTTTCTAAGCTGACAGACAGTAAACTTGCCAAGGCTGTCAAAAAGCTAAATCATCGACTACGAAAGTGCCTAGGCTATCGAACTCCGCATGAAGTCTTGTTCAAATTTAATGGTGCGCTTGGAACTTGAATTCATCGCGTATTTATCTTTATTTAAGTTGCCGAAACAATCGATGTTTCGATGCTTTTTTATCAAAGGTGACCGTATATTCGCAGCCAGACGCATGATTCATATGGGTAATCAAGTAATCCGAAAAATCAGCGTTACCCTTTGCAAAGTCTTGCAGTGCTAACCAAGCTTGTTCTTGTTGTTCCACAACCAACTCGGCAGCTAAGAGAATCTGCTTTAATACATTTTGAACCATTGTTTTCTCATACCCATATGCTCGGGAAAGCACCCAAGCTGTCTCGCAAAGCACGATAGCACTGATCCACCCAGGCTCAGTTACGCTGCAAGCTTCTATCGCGTTCGTAGCAAGGGCAGCCTGTTGTTCATCATCTTGCACGATATAACGGACAAGCACATTGGTATCAATCCCAATCATCCTGTTTGCTCACGAATCACGCTATCCATTTCATCCAAGCTGATGACTTTTTTAGGCTTGCTAACCATGCCTTTCAAATCTTTGACAGAGCCACTAAGGGGAATAATTTCTACGCTGTGTTCATGCAATACAAACTCAAGTTTATCGCCTTCTTTGAGGTGCAAGCGATTTCTTACTGCTTTGGGGATAGTGACTTGCCCTTTACTGGTTAAAGTTACACTCATATGTTTCTCCTTACCACTTGTCTTACTTTAGAGAAAGAAGGAAATGTGTCAATAAGGTGGTGCTTTAGGGGTAAGTTATGCAATCATATATTGATGTTCATGCGATGGGAATGCGTAAAAACAACAAAAAATGTAGTATTGTAAGACTTGAACTCTGAGTTTCTCATTCATGATGGTGTTGGGTGGTTTTATTTTAGTGGTGTCGTTATGATATGAGGCAAAGTTAGCTGAAAATATATAGGCTTGGAAAAGGGTAGGGCGATGATGCGTTGGTTATTATGTGGGGCGGTGTTGTGGGTATGCAGTGTTTCCTTGGCTTACGCAGGGATTAATCATGCCTCTAATCTTGATTGGAAAACCCAAGAAAGCACACATTTTCGTATTCACTTTTATGCAGGTGAGCAAGCCTTGGCGAATCGTTCGTTGCACATTGCGGAGTCTGTTTATACTCGTTTAACACCCATTCTGAATTGGTACCCAAAAGAAAAAACGGAGATTGTGTTAAGCGATGAAATGGATATGAGCAATGGTTTTGCTTTGCCTATTCCATCGAATCGCATTACTTTATTTGTTAGCCGACCCAACAGTGTCAGCAGCTTGGAAGACCATGCAGGTTGGTTGGAAACACTGATTTTGCATGAGTTTGTACACACATTGCATTTGGACAAAGCACGGGGCGGCCCTAAAAACATTCGCAATGTTTTCGGGCGCATACTTTTGGCATTTCCCAATGTGTTTATGCCTGCTTGGATGCATGAAGGTTTGGCGACTTATTATGAAACGGATAAGAAGCTGGGCATTGGGCGTGGGCAAAGTGTTTATTTTCAAATGATGATGCGTATGGAAGTGGATGCAGGCATCAAACCTGTGAAGCAAATCAATCAACTTAATACCCTTTGGCCCTTGGCGACCAGCCGCTATTTGTATGGGGTGTATTTTTATCAGTTTATTGCAGATACTTATGGCGAAGACACCTTGCCCAAGATTGTAGAGACCTATTCGGATCATTGGCTTCCTTTTGCTATCAATGATTTGTATGAAGACGTGTTGGGCAAGGATATGACGGCGATTTGGGATGAGTTTGAAACGTATGTAAACGCCAAATTTCAATCGCAAATAACGCACATCAAACAACAAGGTTTATATGAAGGCGAGCGTTTATCACAAACGGGAGATTTTAAATCATCTGTGCTGCAAGCTGATGATGGGCGTATCTTTTATGTCAGTGACAACCTAGAAAATGGTGCGAAACTCAAAAAAATCTATCAAGGTAAGAGCCGCACACTGCTGGAGCTTAATGCAGGGGCAAGGTTGGACTGGCATGAACAGGCAGGGCTGCTGATGACGCAACCTGATATATGTGATAATGCCAACCGTTACTATGATATATATAGGGTTGATGCGGATGGAGACAGCAAGCAACTGACCCATTGCCAACGTTATATTTTTGCGGCTTGGTCGCCTGATGGTTCGCGCATTGCGGCGGTAAAAAACTACCGTGGGCAACATGCGATTCATTTGCTTGATGCGAAGGGAAAGCTGCTGCAAGTATTGTGGCAAGGGCATGACGACGAAACATTGTCTGGTTTGGATTGGTCGGCAGATGGCAAGTTGCTTGTATCGTCTGTATGGCGTAAAAATTCGGGATGGGATGTTGAAACTTTTGATGTGACCAATCAATCATGGGTCAAAATCACTGATGATATATTGGTGGAAACCGATGCACGGTTTGTCGGCGGTAGCCATGATATCGTGTATGCCGCTGAACATGAGGGCGTGTATAATATTTTTAAACACGAAGTTTCAGGTAAAGTTAAGCAATTGACCCAAGTGTTGGGTGGTGCATTTGCGCCCTTTATCAACCAAAAGGGGCAACTGCTTAGCATTGATTACCATGCCCAAGGTTTTGATGTGTATCAACTGGGTCAACCGCTGCACCAAGCTGTGTCTTTCACAAAAACAGCTAGCGTATTCCCTTATCCACAATTCCCTGAGCAAGACATCAGCATCAGTAAGCCCGTGCCATATTCAGCATGGGATAGTGCGTTGCCCACATCATGGCTACCAAATTTAGCGCTGACCAATCAAGGGGTGGAATTGGGGGCATTTGTGTTTGGTTCGGATGTATTGAATCGGCATAATTATAGCTTGTATGCAGGGTATCAATCCTTGGTGTCATCGCCTGTGTTTAATTTGGATTATATTTATGATGGTTGGTATCCTTTGTTGAAGTTACATGCAGAACAGATGCAGCTTCCCAGTTTTGACAACCAAAACAAGCTTGTTGCGCTAACAGAAAACCAACGTTTGGATGGTGAATTGATTTTTCCATGGTTGAAGCAGCAATCGCGGTGGACAGCCCATCTTGCGCTTAACCATGTTTCGCAATCCTTATCTTGGCTTGCGCCGCAATATACAGCACTGAATACTGACTTTCAGGATACATTATTGGGCGCTGCTTTGGTGTATGATACCCGCTTAACTTATCCGCGTGGTATCAGCAGCGCATCAACAGGATATGTGTTATCCATACTTGCTGAATCAGGCAAAGGTTTGGGTGGCACTTACACAGGTAATATGCTGATGTTGTCTGGGCGGCAGTTTAATCATTTGGGCAATGAGCAGGTATTGGCATTGCGCTTGGATGCAGGGTTTGCAGATAATACATCCCGTCCTTTTTCGGTGGGAGGAAACAACAGTATCAACATTATTCCTAACCTTTTAGACCCTTTGCCTGCCAGTGCATCATTCAATCAACGACAATACAGTTTAAGAGGTTATGCCGATGCTGCACTGATAGGTCAGCATATGTTGCTCGCATCCGCAGAATACCGTTTTCTGATTACCCGAATCGAAAAAGGTTGGATGGCACCACCCATAGGTATAGACAGCGTATTTGGGCAAGTATTTTTCGACGCTGCCCGCGTAGGCAATGACCTCAATGCAGCCAAAACTTATTCAGGCATTGGTGCAGAGTTGGGTGGCGATATGGTATTGTTTTATAGTCTTCCTGCTCGTTTACAGCTGGGTTATGCCAAAGGATTGGATGATGTGATTGGTGGCAATCAAGTCTATTTTAGGTTGGGCAGTTCTTTTTAGTTTAAGCCGTAAAAGATTTTCCGCAGCCGCATTCGCCTTTTTTGTTGGGGTTTTTGAACACAAATGATGAGGAAAGCATATCTTCTTGGTAATCAATTTCTAAACCTTTGATGGCTTCATCATAAAACTGCTCTGCAATGTAGATGGTTAAACCATCAAATTCTGCAGCCAAATCGCCTGTTTCTGCTTTATCTTCAAAGTCGAGCACATATTCCAAGCCAGAGCACCCAGCTTCGCGCAAAGATAGGCGCACAGCTTGTTTGTTTGCTTCGTTTAATTTTTTGGCAAACTGGGCAATAGCTGCGGGGGTGAGGTTAATGTCGGCTTGTTTCATGCTTTTAACTCCTTGGGGATACTGAAATGCACATTTTCTTCTATCGTCTCGCGAGTGGAGACAATATTTTTATCGTGTTGTGATAATAGGCTGACGACTTCTTCAATCAATACTTCAGGTGCCGATGCACCTGCTGTGACACCGATATTTTCTTTGCCTTCAAGCATGGCTGATGTAATGGCTTGAGCATTTTCAATCAAATAGGCTTTACATCCTTCTTTTTCAGCAACTTCACGCAAGCGGTTGCTGTTGGATGAATTGGGTGAACCAACCACCAAAATTAAGTCCGATACTTTGGCTAAGTCTTTGACTGCCATTTGTCGGTTGCTGGTGGCATAACAAATATCTTCTTTTTTTGGCGCTTGGATATTGGGGAATCGGGTTTGTAGGGCTGCGATGACATCTTTGGTATCATCCACGCTTAGTGTGGTTTGTGTGACAAAGGCGAGTTTGTTTTCATCGTTAACTATCAAGTTGGTGACATCTTCAGGGTCTGATACAAGCAATACTGCTCCTTCTGGTGCTTGTCCCATAGTGCCCTCTACTTCAGGGTGACCTTGGTGACCAATCAATATAATTTGGTCACCATTGGCATAATGACGTAAGAGTTCTAGGTGTACTTTGGTGACCAGTGGACATGTTGCATCCATAACACGAAGACCACGTTGTTTGCCATCTTCTTGCACTTTTTTGCTTACACCATGTGCAGAAAAGATAAGTAGCGCACCATCAGGAGCATCTTCAACCTCTTTGATAAATACCGCTCCTTTTTGTTTTAAACCTTCAACCACATGTTTATTATGCACAATTTCATGGCGTACATAAACGGGTGCACCAAAGACTTCAATCGAACGTTCTACGATTTCAATGGCGCGCTCAACACCAGCACAAAAACCACGCGGTTGGGCTAAAAATACTGATTTTGGCTGGATTTTTACGGTCTGTTGCTGCATTTTTTGTGTCCTTGGGTTACGGTTTGCCGCATAGTGTACGCAAAAAGTAGGTAGAGGTGAAATAATGACTGATTACACATTAAATGTAGGGGATAAAGCACCACTTGATTTGGAAGTGAATATTTACCCTGAAGCCAAGTTTAAATTGGCGGATAAGTTGGGTAAATGGGTGATTGTTTATTTTTATCCTAAAGATAACACATCAGGTTGCACTACAGAATCTTGCGAGTTTCGTGATGCCAAACCTGACTTCAGTGCGGCAGATGCTGAGATTGTGGGTGTGAGCCGTGATTCGCTGAAATCTCATGCAAACTTTATTGAAAAATATGATTTTAATTTCCCTTTGATTTCTGACCCTGATGAAGTTTTTTGCAAAGCTTTTGATGTGATTCAAGAAAAAATGAATTATGGCAAAAAATATATGGGTGTGGAGCGTTCTACATTTATCATCAACCCTGAAGGGATGTTGGTGGAAGCTTGGCGTAAAGTTCGAGTGAAAGACCATGTGGCAACGGTGTTGGCACGCCTAAAAGAGCTTCAAGCTTAAGTGATGTTAAAAGGCAAACGTATTTTACTTGGTGTGGGTGGCGGCATAGCCGTGTATCGCGCTGTGGAGTTGATGCGTTTGTTTATCAAGCAAGGTGCTGAAGTGCAGGTAGTGATGACCAAGTCTGCGACTGAATTTGTCACCCCATTAACCTTTGAAGCCTTGTCGGGCAATAAAGTACATACCGACTTGTTCGATTTAACCGAGCAACACGGCATGGGACATATCCAATTGGTACGTTGGGCTGATGCTGTAGTGTTAGCACCTGTGACAAGCAACCTTTTGGCAAAAATAACACATGGCATTGCCGATGACTTGTTGACGACACTCATGCTGGCAAATGAAAAACCTGTGTTGCTAGCACCTGCGATGAATGTATCTATGTGGTTAGCTGATGCGACGCAGCGTAATGTTAACATGCTAAAAGAGAGAGCTTGTGCCGTTGTTGAACCTGCAACAGGGGAGCTGGCGTGTGGTGAACAAGGGTCGGGGCGTTTGGCAGAACCTGCGAGGATAGTACAAAACCTTTTACCGTTATTAACCAAGCAGGTCTTAAAAGGGCAACATTGGGTGATTAATGCAGGTCCTACGGTTGAGGCTTGGGATGCGGTACGCACCATGAGCAACCGAGCTTCAGGTGGTTTGGGTGCAATGCTTGCTGATGCTGCAGCTATTCAAGGTGCAAGTGTGTGTTTGGTTGCAGGTAAAGGTACACCAAAAACAAGGCAAGATGTAGAGCGGGTAGATGTAGAAAGTGCGGCAGAGATGATGCATGCTTGTGTGGATGCAGCGCAAGGTGTGGATGTCTTTGTGGGGACTGCAGCCGTGAGCGACTTTCGCTTTGCAAAACCTTTGCAGCACAAATTAAAGCGTCAGGGTAATGGTAATATTCAAGTCGAATTGATTGAGAACCCAGACATTGTAGCCGCAGTGGCTA from Ghiorsea bivora includes these protein-coding regions:
- a CDS encoding DUF4372 domain-containing protein translates to MVHHNTVLSQVLKLLPRHKFDSLSKAHDGKRRRDALPRWSQFVALLTGHLGERKSLRDITMALESQSSRHY
- a CDS encoding PIN domain-containing protein translates to MIGIDTNVLVRYIVQDDEQQAALATNAIEACSVTEPGWISAIVLCETAWVLSRAYGYEKTMVQNVLKQILLAAELVVEQQEQAWLALQDFAKGNADFSDYLITHMNHASGCEYTVTFDKKASKHRLFRQLK
- a CDS encoding AbrB/MazE/SpoVT family DNA-binding domain-containing protein, whose product is MSVTLTSKGQVTIPKAVRNRLHLKEGDKLEFVLHEHSVEIIPLSGSVKDLKGMVSKPKKVISLDEMDSVIREQTG
- a CDS encoding BamA/TamA family outer membrane protein, with translation MMRWLLCGAVLWVCSVSLAYAGINHASNLDWKTQESTHFRIHFYAGEQALANRSLHIAESVYTRLTPILNWYPKEKTEIVLSDEMDMSNGFALPIPSNRITLFVSRPNSVSSLEDHAGWLETLILHEFVHTLHLDKARGGPKNIRNVFGRILLAFPNVFMPAWMHEGLATYYETDKKLGIGRGQSVYFQMMMRMEVDAGIKPVKQINQLNTLWPLATSRYLYGVYFYQFIADTYGEDTLPKIVETYSDHWLPFAINDLYEDVLGKDMTAIWDEFETYVNAKFQSQITHIKQQGLYEGERLSQTGDFKSSVLQADDGRIFYVSDNLENGAKLKKIYQGKSRTLLELNAGARLDWHEQAGLLMTQPDICDNANRYYDIYRVDADGDSKQLTHCQRYIFAAWSPDGSRIAAVKNYRGQHAIHLLDAKGKLLQVLWQGHDDETLSGLDWSADGKLLVSSVWRKNSGWDVETFDVTNQSWVKITDDILVETDARFVGGSHDIVYAAEHEGVYNIFKHEVSGKVKQLTQVLGGAFAPFINQKGQLLSIDYHAQGFDVYQLGQPLHQAVSFTKTASVFPYPQFPEQDISISKPVPYSAWDSALPTSWLPNLALTNQGVELGAFVFGSDVLNRHNYSLYAGYQSLVSSPVFNLDYIYDGWYPLLKLHAEQMQLPSFDNQNKLVALTENQRLDGELIFPWLKQQSRWTAHLALNHVSQSLSWLAPQYTALNTDFQDTLLGAALVYDTRLTYPRGISSASTGYVLSILAESGKGLGGTYTGNMLMLSGRQFNHLGNEQVLALRLDAGFADNTSRPFSVGGNNSINIIPNLLDPLPASASFNQRQYSLRGYADAALIGQHMLLASAEYRFLITRIEKGWMAPPIGIDSVFGQVFFDAARVGNDLNAAKTYSGIGAELGGDMVLFYSLPARLQLGYAKGLDDVIGGNQVYFRLGSSF
- a CDS encoding HesB/IscA family protein, with protein sequence MKQADINLTPAAIAQFAKKLNEANKQAVRLSLREAGCSGLEYVLDFEDKAETGDLAAEFDGLTIYIAEQFYDEAIKGLEIDYQEDMLSSSFVFKNPNKKGECGCGKSFTA
- the ispH gene encoding 4-hydroxy-3-methylbut-2-enyl diphosphate reductase; protein product: MQQQTVKIQPKSVFLAQPRGFCAGVERAIEIVERSIEVFGAPVYVRHEIVHNKHVVEGLKQKGAVFIKEVEDAPDGALLIFSAHGVSKKVQEDGKQRGLRVMDATCPLVTKVHLELLRHYANGDQIILIGHQGHPEVEGTMGQAPEGAVLLVSDPEDVTNLIVNDENKLAFVTQTTLSVDDTKDVIAALQTRFPNIQAPKKEDICYATSNRQMAVKDLAKVSDLILVVGSPNSSNSNRLREVAEKEGCKAYLIENAQAITSAMLEGKENIGVTAGASAPEVLIEEVVSLLSQHDKNIVSTRETIEENVHFSIPKELKA
- a CDS encoding peroxiredoxin: MTDYTLNVGDKAPLDLEVNIYPEAKFKLADKLGKWVIVYFYPKDNTSGCTTESCEFRDAKPDFSAADAEIVGVSRDSLKSHANFIEKYDFNFPLISDPDEVFCKAFDVIQEKMNYGKKYMGVERSTFIINPEGMLVEAWRKVRVKDHVATVLARLKELQA
- the coaBC gene encoding bifunctional phosphopantothenoylcysteine decarboxylase/phosphopantothenate--cysteine ligase CoaBC, which produces MLKGKRILLGVGGGIAVYRAVELMRLFIKQGAEVQVVMTKSATEFVTPLTFEALSGNKVHTDLFDLTEQHGMGHIQLVRWADAVVLAPVTSNLLAKITHGIADDLLTTLMLANEKPVLLAPAMNVSMWLADATQRNVNMLKERACAVVEPATGELACGEQGSGRLAEPARIVQNLLPLLTKQVLKGQHWVINAGPTVEAWDAVRTMSNRASGGLGAMLADAAAIQGASVCLVAGKGTPKTRQDVERVDVESAAEMMHACVDAAQGVDVFVGTAAVSDFRFAKPLQHKLKRQGNGNIQVELIENPDIVAAVATMKQRPLQVIAFAAESENHVGYAQDKLQRKGVDAIVANDVSNMGNNLASGWWVSKQNQEVIKRMPKAKFAKCLIQFIHGLQDER